A genomic segment from Microaerobacter geothermalis encodes:
- a CDS encoding thermonuclease family protein, whose amino-acid sequence MINVWKKGDPPFLLFILLTILLLGGTSPGCSSKQMEGNYRDGPTIPEEKVKVKVIRVVDGDTFVIDGNQRVRLIGIDTPESVDPRRPVEFYGKEASQFSKKMLEGKEIYLVKGTTPVDKYNRILAWVWLLDGTFVNGELVRQGYAQVYTFKDNPEYAQYLLNLQREAREAGRGLWSENGPEDKKGDAAYAYIASQNSKVYHEFGCPGAEGIEERNKLYFPDEQEAINTGRRMCRVKGCRG is encoded by the coding sequence ATGATAAACGTGTGGAAAAAGGGAGATCCTCCCTTTCTTTTATTTATCCTATTAACCATATTGCTGCTAGGTGGCACGTCACCTGGTTGTTCATCAAAACAAATGGAGGGGAATTATCGGGATGGGCCGACCATACCGGAAGAAAAAGTAAAAGTAAAGGTAATTCGGGTGGTTGATGGGGATACCTTTGTCATTGACGGGAATCAAAGGGTTCGATTAATTGGAATAGATACGCCAGAGTCCGTAGATCCCCGTCGCCCTGTTGAATTTTATGGAAAAGAGGCCAGTCAATTTTCCAAAAAAATGCTGGAAGGCAAAGAAATTTACCTGGTAAAGGGAACAACCCCGGTGGATAAATACAATCGAATCCTCGCTTGGGTTTGGCTTCTTGATGGAACGTTTGTCAATGGTGAGCTGGTCAGACAGGGATATGCCCAAGTGTACACCTTTAAAGATAATCCTGAGTATGCCCAATATCTTTTAAACCTGCAAAGGGAAGCAAGGGAGGCCGGCCGGGGGTTATGGTCAGAAAATGGACCGGAAGACAAGAAAGGGGATGCGGCATATGCTTACATCGCATCCCAAAATTCAAAGGTATATCATGAATTTGGTTGTCCCGGTGCAGAAGGAATTGAGGAGAGAAACAAATTATATTTTCCCGATGAACAGGAAGCCATCAATACCGGGAGAAGAATGTGCCGGGTTAAGGGTTGCAGAGGTTAA
- the sleB gene encoding spore cortex-lytic enzyme, protein MRKIVIWIGVFALLGSVTVGLLNILKTEEVFGKQTLIVGSHGGDVYELQGRLKFLGYYTGKIDGHFGWRTYWAVRNFQYQFGLKVDGIVGPKTKLKLWKATKNWRPGGAQVKTEKKATPVRSMGGFSANEIKIMANAVYGEARGEPYVGQVAVAAVILNRVESAKFPNTPSGVIFQPGAFTAVADGQIWLTPNAKAKKAVQDAINGWDPTGGAIYYFNPNTATSAWIWSRPQIKRIGKHIFAR, encoded by the coding sequence ATGAGAAAAATAGTGATATGGATTGGTGTGTTTGCTTTATTAGGTTCAGTAACCGTTGGTCTGCTAAACATTTTAAAAACAGAAGAAGTATTTGGCAAACAAACGTTGATTGTAGGAAGTCATGGAGGGGATGTTTATGAGCTTCAGGGAAGGTTGAAGTTTTTAGGATACTATACAGGGAAGATCGATGGCCATTTTGGTTGGAGAACCTACTGGGCCGTTAGAAATTTTCAATACCAGTTTGGTCTTAAAGTGGATGGAATTGTTGGACCAAAGACAAAATTAAAGCTGTGGAAAGCGACAAAAAATTGGAGACCAGGGGGAGCCCAAGTAAAGACGGAGAAAAAGGCAACTCCCGTCAGAAGCATGGGAGGGTTTTCAGCCAATGAAATTAAGATCATGGCCAACGCTGTTTATGGGGAAGCAAGGGGAGAACCTTATGTTGGACAGGTAGCTGTAGCGGCTGTTATTTTAAATCGGGTGGAAAGTGCCAAGTTCCCCAATACCCCTTCCGGCGTAATTTTCCAACCAGGAGCCTTTACGGCAGTGGCCGATGGGCAAATATGGCTTACCCCCAATGCCAAGGCAAAAAAAGCCGTTCAGGATGCCATCAATGGCTGGGACCCAACAGGCGGTGCGATCTATTACTTCAATCCAAATACAGCCACATCCGCATGGATATGGAGCAGGCCGCAAATCAAACGGATAGGCAAGCATATATTTGCAAGATAA
- a CDS encoding DNA polymerase IV — protein sequence MGKQQRVIFLSDMQSFYASVEKSANPSLMDKPLVVSGDPERRSGIILAACPLAKKWGVKTAEPLWKAQQKCPDLVVVKPRMRRYLDVSLQITSILYNFTDLVEPYSIDEQFMDVTHSINLFGTPEEMAEKIQRKIQKETGIWARIGISENKVLAKMACDHFAKKENRGIHFLPREDMEKRLWPLPVNKLFGVGTRMGNRLYKLGIRTIGDLAKTPLERLKHLWGINGHILWMTANGIDHSPVSPGTYNGRKSIGHHMTLPRDYHRWEEIKVVLLELSEEVCYRARTNGYMGLTVTVACRGADFDHPTGFSRQDKLEELTHSTMEVYHLACKIFLQHWDHQPIRSIGITLSSLSKDDGYQLHLFKNQEKVRKLGFTMDMIKHRFGKSAIVRASSLTTGGQAMDRAKKIGGHHI from the coding sequence ATGGGTAAACAACAACGAGTCATTTTCCTGTCTGATATGCAGTCCTTTTATGCCAGCGTAGAAAAATCAGCAAATCCCTCCCTTATGGATAAGCCTTTAGTTGTATCCGGAGATCCTGAACGCCGCAGCGGAATCATACTAGCTGCATGTCCTTTAGCCAAGAAATGGGGGGTTAAAACGGCAGAACCCCTATGGAAAGCTCAGCAAAAGTGTCCTGATTTGGTTGTGGTTAAACCCAGAATGAGACGATACCTAGACGTATCCTTGCAAATCACTTCTATCTTGTATAATTTTACCGATTTGGTTGAACCTTACAGCATTGACGAGCAATTTATGGATGTCACCCATAGCATCAACCTCTTTGGAACTCCGGAAGAAATGGCTGAAAAAATCCAGCGAAAAATACAAAAAGAAACGGGAATTTGGGCGCGTATTGGGATCAGCGAAAATAAAGTGTTGGCAAAAATGGCCTGTGATCATTTCGCCAAAAAGGAGAACCGGGGAATTCATTTTCTTCCAAGGGAAGATATGGAGAAAAGATTATGGCCTCTCCCTGTAAACAAATTGTTCGGAGTAGGCACCCGAATGGGGAATCGTTTGTATAAACTGGGGATACGCACCATTGGCGACTTGGCTAAAACACCATTGGAACGTCTAAAGCACCTATGGGGAATCAATGGGCATATTTTATGGATGACAGCCAACGGAATTGATCATTCCCCCGTTTCTCCAGGAACTTACAATGGAAGGAAATCCATCGGACATCATATGACATTGCCAAGGGATTATCACCGGTGGGAAGAAATCAAAGTGGTTCTTTTGGAATTAAGTGAAGAAGTATGTTACAGGGCAAGAACCAATGGATACATGGGATTGACGGTAACCGTAGCATGCCGGGGGGCGGATTTTGACCATCCAACGGGCTTTTCACGTCAAGACAAGTTAGAAGAGCTCACCCATTCAACCATGGAGGTTTATCATTTAGCCTGTAAAATCTTTTTACAGCATTGGGATCATCAACCGATTCGCAGCATTGGCATCACCCTTTCTTCCCTATCAAAAGATGACGGCTACCAGCTTCATCTGTTTAAAAATCAAGAAAAAGTTCGAAAGCTGGGATTTACCATGGATATGATTAAACACCGTTTCGGGAAGTCTGCCATCGTTCGGGCTTCTTCTTTAACCACAGGAGGCCAAGCGATGGACAGAGCCAAAAAAATTGGAGGACATCATATTTAA
- the asd gene encoding archaetidylserine decarboxylase (Phosphatidylserine decarboxylase is synthesized as a single chain precursor. Generation of the pyruvoyl active site from a Ser is coupled to cleavage of a Gly-Ser bond between the larger (beta) and smaller (alpha chains). It is an integral membrane protein.) has translation MGKKWMIAGLRMMPKKELSRLVGHWTRSRTSRFLIPIFTKKYKINLEEAKYPVQHYKSLSEFFIRTLKPEVRPIDQDKRKFVSPVDGRVSQYGRIQKGELIQAKGVTYTVTQLLGDPKEAQQFEGGSYITIYLSPRDYHRVHYPTDGEVIKAVYIPGKLFPVNQMGVEGYPGLFAKNERLITYMNIEDLTTGDARLAVIKVGATIVGSVRVHYDANLSTNKRGGKVEEKIFSPPIPCTRGEEIGYFEFGSTVILLYSKPLEFLPHIQLGAFIKMGEAIGKR, from the coding sequence TTGGGTAAAAAATGGATGATAGCAGGTTTAAGAATGATGCCCAAAAAAGAGTTATCCAGACTAGTTGGCCATTGGACAAGAAGTCGCACCAGCCGGTTTCTTATTCCGATATTTACAAAGAAATACAAGATAAACCTTGAAGAAGCAAAATACCCGGTCCAACACTATAAAAGTTTGTCTGAATTTTTTATAAGGACCCTAAAACCGGAAGTCAGACCCATTGATCAGGATAAAAGGAAGTTTGTCAGTCCCGTAGATGGAAGGGTATCCCAATATGGCCGGATTCAAAAAGGGGAATTAATACAGGCAAAGGGAGTAACCTATACCGTCACCCAATTGCTGGGTGATCCAAAAGAAGCGCAGCAGTTTGAGGGAGGCTCTTATATCACAATATACTTAAGCCCAAGGGATTATCATCGGGTTCATTATCCAACTGACGGAGAAGTAATAAAGGCGGTTTATATCCCCGGAAAGTTATTCCCTGTCAATCAAATGGGAGTGGAAGGATATCCCGGGTTATTTGCAAAAAATGAGCGATTAATTACCTACATGAATATAGAAGATTTAACGACCGGAGATGCTCGATTGGCTGTTATAAAAGTGGGGGCCACCATTGTTGGGAGCGTACGGGTCCACTATGATGCGAATCTGTCCACGAATAAGCGGGGTGGGAAAGTGGAAGAAAAAATATTTTCCCCGCCGATTCCCTGCACAAGGGGAGAGGAAATTGGTTATTTTGAATTTGGATCTACCGTAATCCTTCTATACAGTAAACCCTTGGAATTTTTACCCCATATTCAATTGGGCGCTTTTATAAAAATGGGAGAAGCGATAGGAAAAAGATAG